TAGAATAACGTACCCTTGCACGATTGCTGCCGTGGTTCGCCGGGAAGCGCTGCTTGGCCTGCAGATTATTGACCTTCTGCAGAATGCGGAACTGCTGGAAAACAGGGAGACATTCTTCGCAGCGCCGTTCGCCCTGCTCAAGATCACAGCGGCCGATCAGTTGCTTCTGAGATTTCAGGGGTCGCTGGAAAAAGATGAGTTCCCGCAGCTCTTCCCAGTCCGCTTCAGTCAAATCCAAGTTACCCTGCTGGGTCTGTCGGATCTGATCGAATTCTCGCCAGAACATGTCTCGAGAGGTGTATCGATGTCTGATGCGATCTTCGGAGCCGTCAACCGGATTCACACGGGCGACGAAGTATTGTGAGATCGTCGATTCGTCCCCGAGTTCGTTCATGCCGGCCTGGAGTTCACTGATACTGGACGCGACTTTCCCGCTGTTTTCGTCATCATCCCCCTGGCTCTTGCGATTACTGAGATAGCCGCGACGTTGCGCAAGCGCATAGAGGGCGCGACCGACTTCGTGCGGGGACAGCGGCTCTTGGGCCGCTTTGGATCGCAGAATATAGGTTAGCTTCTGAAACGCTTCGTGGTCTCCATTTTGAAGGTGCGTCTCGCGAAGCTGACTGTCCAGCGTTTCCAGGCACGCCTTTCGATCCTCGGACTTGCCCGATTCTGTGGTCGGTAATAGCCCCAGCTGAGAGAGTCGTGCAAACAGCTTTTCTTTGCGGTGTTGGGTTCGCCAGTTCTGGCGGCGCGGTTGGCGGGCTTCGCGGCGCTTCGTCGCACGGGAACTATCTTTCCCTTGTTCGATGTCACCTTCGACACCCGCTTCAAAAATCCGCACACCAGCTGCCCAAATGGAATTCGGTTGTACGCCCCTGGTTCTCGTGAGTCCGATGGCCGCCCAGCCAATCGAAGAAGTTCCTAAATCCAGCCCAAGTCGCCAAGGAGATTGTCGGCCCATTTCTAACCTCGCGTTGATGTCAAACTGAAAAACGGAGAGTGTTCAAGATAACAGGCTTGCGAAGCGATTGGAAATGTGTAATATACGGGCGTGTATCCAAGCAGTGCTTCCTTGCCCTATCACAGTAAGGTTGTATCGCGCACGGCTCTGTCTTCGGACATCGAGTTAAGCTCCTCTTGAAGGAGCTTTTTTTGTGCGCGATTTTTTGACCTCATCAAGGTCTCGGCCCCAGTGTCCCAGGAAACTTTGAGGCGAAGATTTGTGCACGAAACGTGCACGAAATCAGTTAATCAGGAGCAACGGATGGAACACAGAATAGCTGTTTCCCAGGTGTAAAAGGGCGAACTATCGATCCTGAGGCTTGCTTGACATACAAGAGGTAGGCTGTGTCTCTTCCCTAACGTCACCATTCGAGCATGCAAGCCGACATCAACAAGGTGGAGGCAGGACACGCCAGCATCTTTGTGGCGGGCTGGCGGCCGTTCATCGGCTGGGTTCGTGCAGCCCTTACTTGCTTCTGCCCTGACGGCCGCCGGACTCCCGGTCGACCTTCCCGCCTTTGAAATGGACGCGCTGATCACGGTGCTGGTGGGTATTCTCGGTTGTGCGAACCTTCGAATGGCAGAAGGGCGTGACGCGCGGCTTGGCGCCAAAAGATGAGGCGCCTGCCGATGGCGGCCAATGTGGCACCTTCCGCCAGCATCGCAAACACAAATACTGCCATAATGACAGTCGCCAGTATCTGGCCGGCCAGTAGCAGCTAGCACTGCAAATTACTATACAGATGAAACTTACAGCCTAGGCCGGGGCGAAGTCGGCCATTCGGCACGCCGCATGCTAAGGGTTCGCTTTACGGAGCTTCCCCCTGCAAACGGAGGTGCTGATGCACAAACTGACTTTCTATCCGCTAGGCAACGCCGACTGTTGCAAGATCGACCTGGAAAACGAGAAGAAGATTCTGTTCGATTTCGGTGGCCAGGGCAACCCCGACGATCCAGACGACAAGCGAATTGATCTTTGTGCCGCCCTGCGTGAGGACATGGAGGGCGCTGGAAAAGACACGTATGAGGTGGTGGCCATCACGCACCTCGATGATGACCATACCTGCAAGGCAGATACCTTCTTCTATTTCGACTATGCGGCGAAGTACCAGGGGGACGATCGGTTCAAGATCAAGACACTGTGGGTGCCGGCAGGTGTCATTACGGAGAGTCGCACGGGACTCGGCGACGGCGCTGAGGCCTTGCAGGCTGAAGCACGCTATCGCTTGAAACAGGGCTACGGTATCCGCGTATTTTCGCGCCCGGCTGCCCTCAAGGCCTGGCTCGAAAGCCACGGTCTTACGCTCGAAAGCCGCCAGCACTTAATCACCGATGCCGGCAAGCTGGCACCCGAGCTTTCCCTCTTCACGGATCAGGTCGAGTTCTTCGTGCACAGCCCGTTTGCCTGGCGCCAGGACGGCGAGCTGTTTGATCGCAACCACGATTCTCTGGTCATGCAGGCGACCTTCCTGGCCGGCGGCCAGTACACTCGTGTGATGCTTGGCTCAGATGCATCGTGGCAGGCGCTTTCGGAGATCGTGCTGACCACGAAGCGCCACGAGCAGGAAGAGCGACTCAACTGGGACATTTTTAAGCTTCCGCATCATTGCTCGTACCTGACTATCGGCCCAGATAAAGGTGACGATAAGACCGAGGCTGAGGAGAACGTGAAGTGGCTCTTCGAGGATCAGAGTAACGATGGGTGCGTCATTGTCTCGACCAGCAAGCCCATCCCCAAGCAGGGCAGCGACGAAGACAAGGATCCCCAGCCGCCGCACCGGCAGGCGAAGAACTACTATTTCGATGACGTGGTGACCAGCCGCGACGGTGAGTGGAAGGTGACGATGGAACATCCGTCCGTAGCCAATCCGAAGCCGATCGTCGTGGAGATCACCGGTACCGGTGCCACGCTCAAAAAGCCGATCGCTATTGGCGCGGCAAGCGTTACGTCGACAAGCGCGCCACGGGCGGGTGCATGACAGATTTCCTGCAGCCCGCCGGCATCGTGGTGTTGCCGTCGGCCTTGACGCTCCCGAGGTCGCTGGCGCTTGCCGGGACTCTCGGCCTCGGCCGTCTTCCCTTCGTCAAACTCATCGACTGTCTGCAGCATCATACTGAAGGGGATGAGCTGGAGGAGACCGTCGTCTTTGAGGTTGAGGTCGAACGGCCGCAGCGCCGCGCGCACGACATTCATCACACAGAGCGGCTCGCAGCTACGTTCAAGGCCGACGACGACTGGTATCCGGAAGTCGTGTCATTGCGGCCCGACTTCCCACGCGTGCCCCACATCAATCTGCGGGCGGACGAGTTTCCCCGCAGCCTGTGCCTCTATGAGGAAGCGTGGTCGCAGGTCTCATTGCGTTGGACCCCAGCAGCATTCATCGACCGCATACGCTCTTGGCTCACCGAAACTGCCAAAGGTACGCTTCATCAAGAGGATCAGCCGCTTGAGCCGTTGCTGTTCGGCAGTGGATACAAAATTGTCCTGCCTGCGGGCTTTTACGACGACGTCTCTGCAGATGGTAGTCAGGAACTGAGAATCGCACCGGCTCATAGC
The genomic region above belongs to Rubinisphaera margarita and contains:
- a CDS encoding 3TM-type holin translates to MQADINKVEAGHASIFVAGWRPFIGWVRAALTCFCPDGRRTPGRPSRL
- the cas9 gene encoding type II CRISPR RNA-guided endonuclease Cas9 (Cas9, originally named Csn1, is the large, multifunctional signature protein of type II CRISPR/Cas systems. It is well known even to general audiences because its RNA-guided endonuclease activity has made it a popular tool for custom editing of eukaryotic genomes.), translating into MGRQSPWRLGLDLGTSSIGWAAIGLTRTRGVQPNSIWAAGVRIFEAGVEGDIEQGKDSSRATKRREARQPRRQNWRTQHRKEKLFARLSQLGLLPTTESGKSEDRKACLETLDSQLRETHLQNGDHEAFQKLTYILRSKAAQEPLSPHEVGRALYALAQRRGYLSNRKSQGDDDENSGKVASSISELQAGMNELGDESTISQYFVARVNPVDGSEDRIRHRYTSRDMFWREFDQIRQTQQGNLDLTEADWEELRELIFFQRPLKSQKQLIGRCDLEQGERRCEECLPVFQQFRILQKVNNLQAKQRFPANHGSNRARVRYSKATLFT